Proteins co-encoded in one Crateriforma spongiae genomic window:
- the ccoS gene encoding cbb3-type cytochrome oxidase assembly protein CcoS, which translates to MSVLFIALPVAIAMGATALWACVRCIRGGQFDDLESPPIRMLIDDAPSSSDPQDATSADAKR; encoded by the coding sequence ATGAGTGTCCTGTTCATTGCCTTACCGGTCGCGATTGCCATGGGGGCCACGGCTCTTTGGGCCTGTGTGCGCTGTATCCGTGGCGGGCAGTTCGATGATTTGGAATCGCCCCCGATTCGGATGTTGATCGATGACGCGCCGTCAAGCAGCGATCCGCAGGATGCTACTTCGGCGGACGCCAAACGTTAA
- a CDS encoding heavy metal translocating P-type ATPase, translating to MSTIISQSGDATGAADRDASADSQCIHCGLTTRRPADANGNVFCCHGCQGAYELIQSWGLDQYYELRDVDGDAPWEPESVDYSDLDDPRLMGRSAPLVVDSDDQVPLLKCKLAVDGLHCAACVWLLERAPERVPGWVRSGVNYHQQTIEIVFDPSCQKLSHIADRVSKLGYHLSPLSDGDDDRNLRESHGQLIDLAVAGFCAANAMWVAIALYAGSFTGIADSHQQILRFAGVGLGVVAVIFPGRVFFQSAWASLRTRTPHMDLPVAVGLAAGLLASLHGLFDSQRDVYFDSIACLVFFLLAGRWLQSRQQRRAGDEVAGLIRMSPVAVNRIDPDGVAQRVPLSEVMVGDRVRVDAGESVPVDGQVVQGTSTLDRSLLTGESVPVPVDEGDHVEAGTENVQGALTIQATAVGGDTRLAAITDAVADAAAARTPIVQLANRIGGWFVIIVLMLAMITGVYWVMHDSTQAVSNVVALLIVACPCALALATPLAVAVAVGRLAKQKVLVRAGDCLERLAKPGTIFFDKTGTLTEGRMKVTHWYGSDRDWNAVRAIQRHVHHPIAAAVQRGRPGAIETDESIDGFIAHVNHRPGLGVTARDGSHDYMIGNRRLVQFPNGHSLQGFVDEIESSGSTPIFVARDGDIVAVMGIADQIRQESPAVLAKLQRLGWQVGILSGDDAATVARVASTLSIANEKALGGLLPEDKLAAVESAKRYGPVVMVGDGLNDAVALAAADVGVALRGGASASLTAAPVMIGDGSLMGVVRLMDGSQKTRHSIRRNFAVSIGYNLLAVALSMAGLVTPLLAALLMPLSSLSVIAMTLSQRKSDETNNEVCPQ from the coding sequence ATGTCGACGATCATTTCGCAATCAGGCGATGCGACCGGTGCCGCGGACCGCGATGCTTCGGCCGACAGTCAATGCATCCACTGTGGCCTTACGACGCGACGGCCGGCTGATGCAAACGGCAATGTCTTTTGTTGCCACGGTTGTCAGGGGGCGTACGAGCTGATCCAAAGCTGGGGACTGGACCAGTATTACGAACTGCGTGATGTCGACGGTGACGCTCCGTGGGAACCGGAATCGGTCGACTACTCGGATCTGGATGATCCGCGGCTGATGGGACGATCGGCGCCATTGGTGGTTGATTCCGATGACCAAGTTCCCCTGTTGAAGTGCAAACTGGCGGTCGACGGTTTGCACTGTGCCGCCTGTGTGTGGCTGCTGGAACGTGCACCGGAACGTGTGCCCGGCTGGGTTCGCTCGGGCGTCAACTATCATCAACAGACCATCGAAATAGTTTTCGATCCCAGTTGCCAGAAACTGTCCCACATTGCCGACCGGGTTTCCAAACTGGGGTATCACCTGTCCCCGCTTTCCGATGGGGATGACGACCGCAACCTGCGCGAAAGTCATGGCCAGTTGATCGATCTTGCGGTGGCCGGGTTTTGTGCCGCCAACGCAATGTGGGTTGCGATCGCGTTGTATGCGGGAAGCTTTACGGGGATCGCCGATAGCCATCAACAAATCTTGCGATTCGCCGGCGTCGGCCTTGGCGTGGTCGCAGTTATTTTTCCCGGTCGTGTGTTTTTCCAAAGCGCCTGGGCTTCGTTGCGGACCCGAACGCCACACATGGATTTGCCGGTGGCCGTCGGTTTGGCGGCCGGTTTGTTGGCAAGCTTGCATGGGCTTTTTGATTCCCAACGCGATGTCTATTTCGACAGCATTGCCTGTTTGGTTTTTTTCTTGTTGGCGGGCCGGTGGCTCCAGTCACGACAGCAGCGCCGCGCCGGGGACGAGGTCGCCGGCCTGATTCGGATGTCCCCGGTGGCCGTCAATCGCATTGACCCTGATGGCGTCGCGCAACGTGTGCCGCTAAGCGAAGTGATGGTGGGCGATCGTGTTCGTGTCGACGCGGGTGAAAGCGTTCCCGTGGATGGTCAGGTCGTCCAAGGGACATCGACCTTGGATCGTTCACTGTTGACCGGTGAATCCGTCCCGGTTCCCGTCGATGAAGGCGATCACGTCGAAGCGGGAACGGAAAACGTCCAAGGGGCGTTGACGATTCAAGCCACCGCGGTGGGCGGCGACACGCGACTGGCGGCCATCACCGATGCCGTCGCCGATGCCGCCGCCGCACGAACACCAATCGTCCAGTTGGCCAATCGTATCGGTGGATGGTTCGTCATCATCGTTTTGATGCTGGCGATGATCACCGGGGTTTACTGGGTGATGCATGATTCCACACAAGCGGTGTCGAATGTCGTTGCACTATTGATCGTAGCCTGCCCTTGTGCGTTGGCACTGGCCACGCCGTTGGCCGTCGCGGTGGCCGTCGGCCGCTTGGCAAAGCAGAAGGTCTTAGTGCGTGCGGGTGACTGTTTGGAACGCTTGGCGAAGCCGGGGACCATCTTCTTCGATAAAACCGGCACGCTGACCGAGGGGCGAATGAAAGTGACTCATTGGTACGGAAGCGATCGTGACTGGAACGCCGTACGGGCGATTCAGCGTCACGTGCACCATCCGATTGCCGCGGCGGTTCAACGTGGGCGACCGGGGGCGATAGAAACCGATGAATCCATCGATGGTTTCATTGCACACGTGAACCATCGTCCGGGACTTGGCGTCACCGCACGGGATGGATCACACGACTACATGATTGGAAATCGTCGCTTGGTGCAGTTTCCAAACGGGCATTCATTGCAAGGTTTTGTCGACGAAATTGAATCCAGCGGTAGCACGCCGATCTTTGTCGCACGCGACGGCGACATCGTTGCCGTGATGGGGATTGCCGATCAGATCCGCCAGGAATCGCCCGCCGTGTTGGCCAAGTTGCAGCGTTTGGGGTGGCAGGTCGGGATTCTGTCAGGCGATGATGCCGCCACCGTGGCTCGCGTTGCCAGCACGCTCAGCATCGCCAACGAAAAGGCTTTGGGCGGTCTATTGCCCGAAGACAAGTTGGCGGCGGTGGAATCGGCCAAGCGATACGGCCCCGTTGTCATGGTCGGCGATGGGTTGAATGATGCGGTCGCCTTGGCCGCGGCCGATGTCGGCGTTGCCTTACGTGGTGGTGCTTCGGCAAGCCTGACGGCCGCACCCGTCATGATCGGCGATGGTTCGTTGATGGGAGTGGTCCGATTGATGGATGGATCCCAGAAAACTCGTCATAGCATCCGCCGCAACTTCGCCGTTTCGATCGGCTATAACCTTCTGGCGGTGGCTCTGTCCATGGCCGGTCTTGTGACCCCATTGTTGGCCGCATTGTTGATGCCGCTCAGTTCCCTTTCGGTGATCGCAATGACTTTGTCGCAGCGCAAGTCCGACGAAACGAACAACGAGGTCTGTCCCCAATGA